One Astatotilapia calliptera chromosome 1, fAstCal1.2, whole genome shotgun sequence DNA segment encodes these proteins:
- the serf2b gene encoding small EDRK-rich factor 2 isoform X2 — MTGGNQRELARQKNAKKHTEQTKGKRNEDGLSAAARKQRDAEIMQQKQKKANEGGKGKTK; from the exons ATGACAGGAGGAAACCAGCGTGAGCTTGCACGCcagaaaaatgctaaaaagcATACTGAACAGACTAAAGGCAAGAGAAATGAGGATGGGCTATCTGCAGCTGCCCGGAAACAGAG GGATGCAGAGATAATGcaacagaagcaaaaaaaggcaaatgaagGAGGGAAAGGAAAGACCAAGTGA
- the serf2b gene encoding small EDRK-rich factor 2 isoform X1 yields MTRGNQRELARQKNAKKHTEQTKGKRNEDGLSAAARKQRDAEIMQQKQKKANEGGKGKTK; encoded by the exons ATGACTA GAGGAAACCAGCGTGAGCTTGCACGCcagaaaaatgctaaaaagcATACTGAACAGACTAAAGGCAAGAGAAATGAGGATGGGCTATCTGCAGCTGCCCGGAAACAGAG GGATGCAGAGATAATGcaacagaagcaaaaaaaggcaaatgaagGAGGGAAAGGAAAGACCAAGTGA